The Tessaracoccus aquimaris sequence CCTGGGAACGTCTTACTGACGTTCCTCAGCTCAAGCAATTTCGTCACTCGTACTCCTTCGTACCCCTTGTCGATACCGACCGGCAGCGCCCGGTTGCGACGTCGATGTTAACGCTAGCACTAGCTGGTCGAAGCGTAAACTCCCGTTACCGAATCGTGATGACCGATACGTTCCAAAATCGGCTGATAAGCGGCTACGCAAAGGCGCCATCCGACTGTGCTGACCCCATCCATCTTCAGTTGAATACGCGTGTAGGTTTACGCCGGAAAGAATGAACGGAGGGCAGCGTTGACCAGGCAGAGAATGCTGGCCGAACTTGCCGTCATGGCTGCCGACTGCGCGTCTGGCGCGAAGGTGGCCTGGCTCGTCGGATCCGAGGGCGTCGGTAAGTCGACCCTTGCGCGGTTGGCGTGCGAGGCCTCGGGGTTGCAGGTGCATCGCCTCGACGTCTATCCGGAAGACCGCGAGCACCCGCTCGCCGCCGTCAACGAACTCGGCGCCACCTTCGGGATCACGCTCGGGACCGATCCGGCACAGGACCTGTTGCGGGCCATCGAGGCCGCGGGCCCGATGGCGCTCGTCATCGAGGACGCCCAGTGGATGGACGAGGCGTCCCAGTTGGCCGTGTGGCAGGTGGTGCGTCGTTTCCGGCGGCTGCCGGTGTGGCTCGTGGTGACGAGCACCGACATCGCGGGCCCGCTGCTCGACGGCCTCTCCCTGCTGCTGCGCTCCCCCGATCGCGGCCAGGTGGTGACGGTGACGCCGCTCAGGGCCCAGGAGAGCGCCGCCTTCCTGAAGGAAGAGCTCGGCGTCCCCGTCGACGGCGAGACGCTCGAGATGGTCCAGTCGGTGACGGGCGGGTATCCGTCGCTGCTGGTCTCCCTTGCCGACCAGGTCAGGCTCAGCGGCCAGGCCGCCAACCTGCGTAGGGCCGTGGGGGCTTTGGCGCAGCGCGGCGAGGGCAGCGGGCTGCTGCGTCAACACGTCACCTCCGTGCTCGAGAACGTCACCCCGGGTGGCCGAGGGGCGCTGCTCGCCCTGGCCCAAGGAGGAGAGCTCACCGCTGCCCAACTGTCCCAGGTGCTGAGACTTCGCGGTCTCCCCGACTCCGGCACCGACGAGTTGCTGGCCACCGGCCTTGCGGAGCGGGCGGGGGCGACCGGGCTGAGGCTGCGTCACCAGCCCGCGCGGCGGGCGATCGAGGAGCGGATGACCTGGAACGAGGCCCGCGACTCGCACGCCGCGCTCGCCACCCTGCTTACCGGGCTCGACGGGCTCGAGCACCGCGTCGCCGCGGCCGACGAGAGCACCTCGGGAGAGGTGCTGATCGAGGTTCTCGCGCAACTTGCCGACGCCTACGCGTCGAACGATCTCGGGCTCGCGTTCCGGCTCGCCATCCACGCGGCCGATCTCGAGCCGACGTTCATGATCGAGGCGATCCTCGCGGCGCTGCGCTCCGGGCGCATCTCACGGCTGATCGACATCGCTGACCGGGTGGACAACATGCCGCCGTCGGTCGGCAGGACCGCCGCCATGACCATCCTCGAGTTGTCCCACGAGAGTGTCGCCGCCGCCGTCGACCGCCTCATGGGGATCGACGCGGACGACGTGATCGACCCGCGTGAGCTCGTCATCCTCGCGCACGCCAGCATCCAGGTCGTCGTCGCATCCAGCCTG is a genomic window containing:
- a CDS encoding helix-turn-helix transcriptional regulator, with amino-acid sequence MTRQRMLAELAVMAADCASGAKVAWLVGSEGVGKSTLARLACEASGLQVHRLDVYPEDREHPLAAVNELGATFGITLGTDPAQDLLRAIEAAGPMALVIEDAQWMDEASQLAVWQVVRRFRRLPVWLVVTSTDIAGPLLDGLSLLLRSPDRGQVVTVTPLRAQESAAFLKEELGVPVDGETLEMVQSVTGGYPSLLVSLADQVRLSGQAANLRRAVGALAQRGEGSGLLRQHVTSVLENVTPGGRGALLALAQGGELTAAQLSQVLRLRGLPDSGTDELLATGLAERAGATGLRLRHQPARRAIEERMTWNEARDSHAALATLLTGLDGLEHRVAAADESTSGEVLIEVLAQLADAYASNDLGLAFRLAIHAADLEPTFMIEAILAALRSGRISRLIDIADRVDNMPPSVGRTAAMTILELSHESVAAAVDRLMGIDADDVIDPRELVILAHASIQVVVASSLHMAPELSMALSRFVDPVHRRGVDLAPVQPDLAIELRIISAGLEAILIGMNDAIAPAQRIEPLTDLVQRLDPVSGMLVGPIVGSLIGILHYVTGDLAPAKTELARITAMDIPLVRMQSELALAHLAFLDGDWDTAHALADKHLAATLDSLQAPLWPQSFAVAALVPAARGEAHVVAEYLGWQDASTESTVGGAAGKLTEAWGLVATDTDPKRVAELLDRVWARGDISYVSGHPTGALRVRAHLQTGNRPAAEAALVALENEPYEAQAHAYATSHASALLAEDAGETDAATEAFATAARHLRAQARTNPGAALQVFGAVLAEDWALAVVRLGAATPARLVTLLRDSIAMLTRAGATLWRDRLVRVEHQLTPAAPPVPSRSGLDLLGTLTSREREVALLVADGLSNREIAGRLFVTVRTAEYHVHNVLTKIGMTSRAQLQQALGEAVA